One Ignavibacteria bacterium genomic window carries:
- a CDS encoding asparagine synthase, translating to MTRIVGINKPERFDLIKDMLIKFPYKNWKNQKVFSTEHSTFGIVSNTLTDEEFDKFEKEKFVEQNIFDDHFARAREINGSLVLERDYPGVAPLYFGYTNDGSLVFASEIKALIGITHKINELKPGSIFQDNKINSTDVVNTDNVFLELDEISIGKKLKDLIEQTISKRIYKGKIGSWLSGGLDSSIIAKIVSKFYPDLYTFSGGLKGSSDLQYASLMAEHLKTKHFEIIVSIDEILKELPEVIYALESFDVYLVRSSVINYMITKKAFEYIDYVFSGEGGDELFAGYSYLKTFNLSDLPAELNALINVLHNTALQRVDRCSMSFGVQAIVPFAVSEIIKFAVKIPPELKIKNGIEKWILRKAFEDVLPDKIIKRKKEKFWEGSNVKNLISEYADFKISDEEFRSQRKTKSNSVLRSKEEYFYYKIFTECFGEIENFD from the coding sequence ATGACAAGAATAGTAGGAATAAACAAGCCTGAGCGGTTTGATCTTATTAAAGATATGCTGATTAAATTTCCTTATAAAAACTGGAAAAATCAAAAGGTATTTTCAACCGAACATTCTACATTTGGAATTGTATCGAATACATTGACTGATGAAGAATTTGATAAATTCGAAAAAGAAAAATTTGTTGAACAAAACATTTTTGATGATCACTTTGCTAGAGCAAGGGAAATAAACGGCTCATTAGTATTGGAAAGGGATTATCCAGGGGTTGCTCCACTCTATTTTGGTTATACAAATGATGGAAGTTTAGTTTTCGCATCTGAAATTAAAGCTTTAATTGGAATAACGCACAAAATTAATGAGCTAAAACCAGGAAGCATTTTTCAAGACAATAAAATTAACTCGACAGATGTAGTAAATACTGATAATGTTTTTTTAGAATTAGACGAAATCTCGATTGGCAAAAAATTAAAAGATTTAATTGAACAAACAATTTCAAAAAGAATTTATAAAGGAAAGATTGGCTCATGGTTGAGCGGCGGTTTGGATTCAAGTATCATTGCAAAAATCGTAAGCAAATTTTATCCGGATTTATATACATTCAGTGGAGGACTTAAAGGTTCATCTGATTTGCAATATGCTTCTTTAATGGCTGAACATTTAAAGACCAAACATTTTGAGATTATTGTTTCAATCGATGAGATATTAAAGGAATTGCCAGAAGTTATTTACGCACTCGAATCTTTTGACGTTTATCTTGTGCGATCGTCAGTGATTAATTATATGATTACTAAGAAAGCATTTGAATACATTGATTATGTCTTCTCTGGAGAAGGAGGAGATGAATTATTTGCAGGGTATTCTTATTTGAAAACTTTTAATCTAAGTGATTTGCCGGCTGAACTAAATGCCCTGATAAATGTTCTGCACAATACTGCACTCCAGCGAGTTGATAGATGCTCAATGTCTTTCGGTGTTCAGGCAATAGTACCTTTTGCTGTTTCTGAAATAATAAAGTTTGCAGTTAAAATTCCACCAGAATTAAAAATTAAAAATGGAATTGAAAAATGGATTTTGAGAAAAGCCTTTGAGGATGTTTTGCCTGATAAAATTATTAAACGAAAGAAAGAAAAATTCTGGGAAGGTTCAAATGTAAAGAATTTGATTTCTGAATATGCGGATTTTAAAATTTCAGATGAAGAATTCAGATCTCAGAGAAAAACAAAATCGAATTCAGTTTTAAGATCAAAAGAAGAATATTTTTATTACAAGATTTTTACTGAATGTTTTGGTGAAATTGAGAACTTCGATTGA
- the coaD gene encoding pantetheine-phosphate adenylyltransferase — protein MKKLVIYPGTFDPITFGHLDVIQRASELFDTVIVAVLENASKNPLFTKEERVEMIKEAVKSISNVEVDVFDGLLVEYAKRKGAIAIIRGLRAVSDFEYEFQMALMNRKISSGITTVFLMPHEKYTYLNSSIVRELARLNANVSDFVPQFVAEKLKEKFAKK, from the coding sequence ATGAAAAAACTAGTAATCTATCCAGGGACATTTGATCCAATTACATTTGGACATCTTGATGTTATTCAAAGAGCATCAGAATTATTTGACACGGTGATAGTAGCTGTCCTGGAAAATGCGTCAAAGAATCCGCTCTTTACAAAAGAAGAAAGAGTCGAGATGATTAAAGAAGCTGTAAAATCGATTTCAAATGTTGAAGTAGATGTGTTCGATGGATTGCTTGTTGAATATGCTAAACGGAAAGGAGCAATTGCAATCATACGAGGATTGAGAGCAGTCAGTGATTTTGAATATGAATTTCAAATGGCATTGATGAACAGAAAAATTTCAAGCGGGATTACAACGGTCTTTTTAATGCCTCACGAGAAATATACTTATTTGAACTCAAGTATTGTGAGAGAACTTGCACGACTGAATGCAAATGTTAGTGATTTTGTTCCTCAGTTTGTTGCAGAAAAATTAAAAGAAAAATTTGCTAAAAAATAG
- a CDS encoding NAD(P)-binding domain-containing protein: MSENPKPKFAVIGAGHGGLAMAGHLAIMGFEVNLYNRSEERLWGVKSTGGIRIESDFGLEGFGEIRIATTDMKEAIENVDIIMIVVPATAHRFIAEQMGPHLKDGQIIVLNPGRTFGALEFKQVLNSMNIKTDVILAETQTFIYASRAIGPGQAKIFRIKNSIPIASIRAHLIPEVLKKLRIAYPQFVPGDNIFKTSFDNIGAVFHPTLCILNAGWIEDVSDFQFYVQGVTPSVAKVLEEVDSERVKVAEALGIRSLTAREWLYLAYSASGDTLYDAMMANPGYRGILAPKRLNMRYLTEDVPTSLVPIASVGKKLGVETPTINSLIHLASLLNQTDYWEIGRTVERLNIADLSLRELRLLAIGEKL; this comes from the coding sequence ATGTCAGAGAATCCCAAACCTAAGTTTGCGGTAATCGGTGCAGGCCATGGAGGACTAGCAATGGCAGGTCACCTTGCTATTATGGGTTTCGAAGTTAATCTCTATAACAGAAGTGAAGAGAGATTATGGGGTGTAAAATCTACGGGTGGAATTAGAATAGAAAGTGATTTTGGCCTGGAAGGATTTGGAGAGATTCGGATTGCAACTACCGATATGAAAGAAGCCATTGAAAATGTTGACATAATAATGATAGTGGTTCCTGCGACAGCTCACAGGTTTATAGCTGAACAGATGGGACCCCATTTGAAAGATGGGCAGATAATAGTTTTAAACCCTGGCAGAACTTTTGGGGCGTTAGAATTTAAACAAGTTTTGAATTCAATGAACATAAAAACAGATGTCATTCTAGCTGAAACACAAACTTTTATTTATGCATCGAGGGCTATAGGACCCGGACAGGCAAAAATTTTCAGAATTAAAAATTCTATCCCAATTGCATCAATTAGAGCTCATCTTATTCCAGAAGTTTTAAAGAAACTGAGGATTGCATATCCTCAATTTGTTCCTGGTGATAATATATTCAAAACAAGTTTTGATAACATTGGAGCAGTCTTTCATCCAACTTTGTGTATATTGAACGCAGGTTGGATTGAAGATGTATCTGATTTTCAGTTTTATGTTCAAGGGGTAACTCCTTCGGTTGCTAAAGTACTTGAAGAAGTTGATAGTGAAAGAGTCAAGGTTGCAGAAGCACTGGGAATAAGGTCTTTGACTGCCAGGGAATGGTTATACTTAGCTTATAGTGCATCAGGTGATACACTCTACGATGCTATGATGGCAAATCCAGGGTATAGAGGAATACTTGCTCCTAAACGATTAAATATGAGATACTTGACCGAAGATGTTCCAACAAGTCTTGTCCCGATCGCATCAGTTGGTAAAAAATTAGGTGTTGAAACTCCAACAATAAATTCCTTAATACATCTGGCTTCTTTGTTGAATCAGACAGATTATTGGGAGATTGGAAGAACAGTTGAGAGATTGAATATAGCCGACCTTTCTTTAAGAGAATTAAGACTATTAGCAATAGGAGAAAAGTTATGA
- a CDS encoding TonB-dependent receptor, with the protein MKNILKVVIIVLLFFNITKAQDQRRSPMGNLNINGKITGKLIDEQSGKPIEYGNIVLYRFRDSSMATGTISNSQGNFVLDNVNVGRYFIKISFIGFETRVIDSVLVTPRNPEVDLGVIKLSPAVVKLGDVVVQGEKELIINNLDKKVINVEKDLTNVGGSALDVMQNIPSVTVDADGNVALRGSTNIRLLLDGKPTNMEGVSTYDILSQIPASQIEQIELITNPSVRYDPEGTAGIINIVLKKRKDAGINGIITLNAGTGDKYNTSFNINYKLDGVNVYAGYDGRINRFNSSGTNIRVSSISTTSPFLNQTQSGLNKMNSHNFTLGADYNLDDFNSFSSSLKYRNNTFDNNSSNNDLTYNASNILESEMIRSNTGDRTFNSLNFSFGYKRTFEEKGREFTADFLYSNFKMNRLEDAEQWNNVYLPSTSYVHSLRRLSGEGKNDMYIAQTNYIHPFKSGIRLETGFQATIRKVNTYSDYFNYDFANQVFVDNLALKNYFEYDEQIYALYGIFSHQLFGIKYQFGLRGEQVYTKSNLPLTNQSFKKDYTSLYPSIHISYEFLPMNEVQLSYSRRVDRPNNRQLNPVVDYSDSLNVFAGNPYLDPQYTNSYELNLNNALGFVFLNTSIFYRTTNGVISSLTTLQPNGVLYTTFANVAKSENYGVEFIWTQPVAKWWRLVANFSYFKTKVDGQGILNVNQDATSWMTRIMSSFIFWDKTQLQIVFNYNSPTITMGGMFGGGFGGGGGRYGGSTIIAQGKMYEMYGLDLALRKDFLNDKLSVTLRLSDVFNTRKFGGEVNGETFTSKFNRKMDTRVLFLGISYKFNNYKEKRDRLNPDEIDQEMF; encoded by the coding sequence ATGAAAAATATTTTGAAAGTCGTAATTATTGTGCTCTTGTTTTTCAATATTACAAAAGCACAGGATCAAAGAAGATCACCAATGGGTAATCTTAATATTAATGGGAAAATTACCGGGAAATTAATCGATGAGCAATCCGGGAAACCAATCGAATACGGAAATATTGTTTTATACAGATTTCGAGATTCATCAATGGCAACAGGAACGATCTCAAATTCTCAAGGAAATTTCGTTCTTGATAATGTAAATGTTGGAAGATACTTTATCAAAATAAGTTTTATTGGATTTGAAACTCGAGTAATCGACTCTGTTCTTGTTACTCCAAGAAATCCTGAAGTAGATCTTGGAGTAATAAAACTTTCACCAGCTGTAGTTAAACTCGGTGATGTTGTAGTTCAGGGTGAAAAAGAATTAATAATCAATAATCTCGATAAAAAAGTTATCAATGTAGAAAAAGATCTGACCAATGTAGGAGGTTCAGCGCTTGATGTAATGCAAAACATTCCATCGGTAACAGTTGATGCAGATGGAAATGTGGCTTTAAGAGGCAGCACGAACATTCGCCTCCTCCTTGATGGTAAACCAACCAATATGGAAGGCGTAAGCACTTATGACATCCTTTCACAAATTCCTGCAAGTCAAATCGAACAGATTGAATTAATTACCAATCCCTCTGTTCGTTATGATCCCGAAGGTACAGCTGGAATAATTAATATTGTCCTTAAGAAACGAAAAGACGCCGGTATAAATGGAATTATTACACTTAACGCAGGAACTGGTGATAAATACAATACATCATTTAATATAAACTACAAACTTGATGGTGTGAATGTTTATGCTGGTTATGATGGCAGAATTAATAGATTTAATTCTTCAGGTACAAACATTAGAGTATCGAGTATATCAACAACATCACCATTCTTAAACCAGACTCAGTCTGGCTTAAACAAAATGAACTCTCACAATTTTACATTAGGCGCAGATTATAACTTAGATGATTTCAATTCATTCAGCTCATCACTAAAGTACCGAAACAATACTTTTGATAATAACTCATCAAACAATGACTTAACCTACAACGCAAGTAATATTCTTGAATCTGAAATGATTCGTTCCAATACTGGTGATAGAACATTCAATTCGCTTAACTTTTCTTTTGGATACAAAAGAACTTTTGAGGAAAAAGGTCGTGAATTTACTGCCGATTTCCTTTATTCTAATTTTAAGATGAACCGCCTCGAAGATGCTGAACAATGGAATAATGTTTATTTACCTTCCACTTCTTATGTTCATTCATTGAGGAGACTTTCTGGTGAAGGTAAAAACGATATGTATATTGCTCAAACAAACTACATTCATCCTTTTAAATCTGGGATTAGACTTGAAACAGGATTTCAAGCAACAATCAGAAAAGTAAATACTTACAGCGACTACTTTAATTATGATTTTGCAAATCAAGTTTTTGTGGATAATCTGGCACTTAAAAATTACTTCGAATACGATGAACAGATTTATGCACTTTATGGAATTTTTTCTCATCAATTGTTTGGAATTAAATATCAGTTTGGTTTAAGAGGCGAGCAGGTTTATACAAAATCTAATCTGCCTTTAACTAATCAATCATTTAAAAAAGATTACACTTCACTTTATCCTTCAATACACATTTCATACGAATTTTTACCAATGAATGAAGTGCAACTAAGCTACAGCCGAAGAGTTGATAGACCAAACAACCGTCAGCTTAATCCAGTTGTAGATTACTCTGATTCTCTTAATGTCTTTGCAGGTAATCCATACCTTGATCCTCAATACACAAATTCTTATGAACTGAATCTTAACAACGCTCTTGGATTTGTATTTCTTAATACAAGTATTTTCTACCGAACCACAAACGGCGTCATTTCATCTTTAACAACACTTCAACCAAATGGGGTTCTTTACACCACATTTGCCAATGTAGCCAAAAGCGAAAACTATGGTGTTGAGTTTATCTGGACACAACCAGTTGCAAAATGGTGGAGACTCGTTGCCAACTTCTCTTACTTCAAAACAAAAGTTGACGGTCAGGGAATCTTAAATGTTAATCAAGACGCAACGAGCTGGATGACTAGAATAATGTCTTCGTTTATATTTTGGGATAAAACTCAATTACAGATTGTCTTCAATTACAACTCACCAACAATTACAATGGGCGGAATGTTCGGTGGAGGATTTGGCGGCGGAGGCGGTCGCTATGGCGGAAGCACCATTATAGCTCAAGGTAAAATGTATGAAATGTATGGATTGGATCTGGCATTAAGAAAAGATTTCTTGAACGACAAATTATCTGTTACCTTACGATTAAGCGATGTCTTCAATACGCGTAAATTTGGCGGTGAAGTAAATGGGGAGACTTTCACTTCCAAGTTCAATCGAAAAATGGATACAAGGGTTCTATTTTTAGGAATTAGTTATAAGTTTAATAACTATAAAGAAAAACGAGACAGATTAAATCCTGATGAAATAGATCAGGAAATGTTTTAA
- a CDS encoding DUF3696 domain-containing protein yields the protein MIKNQPEVSLRIRNFRSFEDITIQLKPIVLFFGNNGSGKSSLIKATRFFFYNLFNAGYSGAPLSDEKNLSFNFEDINLFSFKDTVLNNDVSKVMFFELTMKNARGIFYSIPNDLRHLIKKHKIYENEDEFREETKNLSFKVFLRISQEKEKLFFSFGIYDLKTNEIYYLDKIDTCNDLESYLQNKHLFMNNYTNKIINPFLDASFDLVFEELNIILHQKEYKRKIKIVKSYCKKLIKFRYIIPSICFSYFGDKKSFENIPAIREKPKKYFDLEGNVFKYNDYYYIPYLYCTSDRKYQKLGTISTSNDKQPIRKKVIEKPSKNHNTLQKTYSDLEYYNPWILINFEIKEMGLASKLIVHKNNELGIGWIEYVSIDGKSKSNLTEACSGLLQILPILGVILEKEENPLNSPRLVIVSIEQPELHLHPKLQSQLVDYFLRYLDFTFNQIITYLIIETHSEHFLKKLQVLIANDFELPTHFDNEVSKPKLKDLVKIYFFDKNDENGITKLKEIEILDNGFLKEPFPEGFFDESTELEFSLLKAQLKRKD from the coding sequence ATGATAAAAAATCAGCCCGAAGTATCTTTAAGAATAAGAAATTTTCGAAGTTTTGAAGATATTACGATTCAACTTAAACCAATAGTGCTTTTTTTTGGGAATAATGGCTCAGGTAAAAGCTCACTTATAAAAGCTACAAGATTTTTCTTTTATAATTTATTTAATGCAGGATATTCTGGAGCTCCATTATCTGACGAAAAAAATTTAAGTTTTAACTTTGAAGATATAAATTTATTTTCTTTTAAGGATACTGTATTAAATAATGATGTTAGTAAAGTAATGTTTTTTGAATTGACGATGAAAAATGCGAGAGGTATTTTTTATTCTATTCCTAATGATTTAAGACATTTAATTAAAAAACATAAAATATATGAAAATGAAGATGAATTTCGTGAAGAAACAAAAAATTTAAGCTTTAAAGTTTTTTTAAGAATATCTCAGGAAAAAGAAAAATTGTTTTTTTCTTTTGGAATTTATGACCTAAAAACCAATGAAATATATTACCTTGATAAAATCGATACTTGCAATGATTTGGAGTCTTATTTACAAAATAAACATCTATTCATGAATAATTATACCAATAAAATTATTAACCCCTTTTTAGATGCATCTTTTGATTTAGTTTTTGAAGAATTAAACATTATCTTACACCAAAAAGAATACAAAAGAAAAATAAAAATAGTTAAATCTTATTGTAAGAAGTTAATAAAATTTAGATATATAATTCCAAGCATATGCTTTAGTTATTTTGGCGATAAAAAATCATTTGAGAATATTCCAGCTATAAGAGAGAAACCTAAAAAATATTTTGATTTAGAAGGTAACGTCTTTAAATACAATGATTATTATTACATACCTTATCTTTATTGTACTTCTGACAGAAAATATCAGAAATTGGGAACCATTTCAACTAGTAATGATAAACAACCCATTCGTAAAAAAGTTATAGAAAAACCTTCTAAAAACCATAATACTCTGCAAAAAACTTATAGTGATCTAGAATACTATAATCCTTGGATTTTAATAAATTTTGAAATTAAAGAAATGGGCTTAGCAAGTAAACTAATCGTGCATAAAAATAACGAATTAGGCATAGGATGGATTGAATATGTGTCTATAGATGGTAAAAGTAAATCCAATTTAACCGAAGCCTGCAGTGGATTACTTCAGATTTTACCTATATTAGGTGTTATTCTTGAAAAAGAAGAAAATCCATTGAATTCACCTAGGCTTGTAATAGTGTCAATTGAACAACCTGAACTTCATTTACATCCAAAATTACAATCACAATTGGTTGATTATTTTTTAAGATATCTGGATTTTACTTTTAATCAGATAATTACTTACTTAATTATTGAAACCCATAGTGAGCATTTTCTTAAAAAACTTCAAGTACTGATTGCAAATGATTTCGAGCTGCCTACACATTTTGATAATGAAGTGAGTAAACCTAAATTAAAAGACCTTGTTAAGATTTATTTTTTTGATAAAAACGATGAAAATGGTATAACAAAACTAAAAGAAATTGAAATTCTTGATAATGGCTTTTTGAAGGAACCTTTCCCGGAAGGTTTTTTTGATGAATCAACCGAACTTGAATTTTCACTACTTAAAGCACAATTAAAAAGAAAAGATTAA
- a CDS encoding methionine synthase, with amino-acid sequence MKKKIIIGCALGNCVHIGGLNHFLQLAELEGFKTISLGPAVPLERLFKEIKKYNPDIIALSYRLTPEVAENIFKSLEELIKKNPFLKEKNFIFGGTTSVAEVARKFSFFSKVFDGTEDQNYVISYLRGQTLERGEQLYPQTLEERIKQKYPYPILRHHFGRPTLEETIEGARKIAEAQVLDVISLGTDQNAQEFFFRPELMRKELDGAGGVPVRKPEDLKAIYEASRTGNYPLMRCYSGTNDLIKWAEMSVETINNAWAAIPLTWYSVMDGRSTRPLEISIAENQQAMKWYAERNIPVEVNESHQWSLRDAHDSLAVATAYLAAYNAKKMGVKKYVAQFMFNTPPGTSPQMDLAKMMAKNELIEELKDENFDFYREVRSGIAHFSPDPDIAKGQLAASILITLYMKPHILHVVAYCEGDHAVYPEELIESCKIAHGVIKNVLNGLPDISNDKRLKKRKDELKKEAKIILEAIKNFGRNMSDDPLADPKVLAKAIKEGILDTPHFIGNPHLCGRIKTNLINGAWFAVNPRTGKIIKEKQRLKKYLK; translated from the coding sequence ATGAAAAAGAAAATTATTATAGGTTGTGCACTCGGAAATTGTGTACACATTGGCGGTTTAAATCACTTTCTTCAATTAGCAGAACTCGAAGGCTTTAAAACAATCTCTCTAGGTCCTGCTGTCCCCCTTGAAAGACTCTTTAAAGAAATTAAAAAATATAATCCCGATATAATTGCTTTAAGTTATAGATTAACGCCAGAAGTTGCAGAGAATATTTTTAAATCTCTAGAAGAACTAATTAAAAAAAATCCATTTTTAAAAGAAAAGAATTTCATCTTTGGAGGAACAACAAGTGTTGCTGAGGTTGCCAGAAAATTTTCATTCTTTTCAAAAGTTTTTGATGGAACAGAGGATCAAAATTATGTGATTTCTTATCTCAGAGGACAAACCTTAGAACGAGGGGAACAGCTCTATCCTCAAACACTCGAGGAAAGAATAAAACAAAAATATCCTTATCCAATTTTAAGACATCACTTTGGCAGACCCACACTTGAAGAAACGATAGAAGGTGCCCGAAAAATTGCAGAAGCACAGGTCCTCGATGTTATTTCACTGGGAACGGACCAGAACGCTCAAGAATTTTTCTTCAGACCAGAGCTGATGAGAAAAGAACTTGATGGTGCAGGTGGAGTTCCTGTTCGTAAACCTGAAGATTTAAAAGCAATTTATGAAGCATCGAGAACAGGCAATTATCCATTGATGAGATGTTATAGTGGGACAAATGATTTGATTAAATGGGCGGAAATGTCAGTTGAGACAATTAATAATGCCTGGGCTGCTATTCCATTAACCTGGTACAGTGTAATGGATGGAAGATCCACTCGACCTCTTGAAATTTCAATTGCTGAAAATCAACAGGCAATGAAATGGTACGCTGAAAGAAATATTCCAGTCGAAGTAAATGAATCTCATCAATGGAGTCTGAGAGACGCTCACGATTCGCTGGCAGTTGCGACCGCTTATCTTGCGGCTTACAACGCAAAAAAGATGGGTGTTAAAAAATATGTTGCCCAATTTATGTTTAATACTCCGCCTGGAACAAGTCCACAAATGGATCTGGCAAAAATGATGGCCAAGAATGAGTTGATTGAAGAATTAAAAGATGAAAATTTTGATTTTTATCGTGAGGTAAGATCTGGTATCGCTCACTTTTCTCCTGATCCAGATATAGCAAAGGGTCAACTTGCTGCATCAATCTTAATAACCCTTTATATGAAACCGCACATTCTTCATGTAGTTGCTTATTGTGAAGGCGATCACGCTGTTTATCCAGAAGAATTAATTGAGAGTTGTAAGATTGCTCATGGAGTAATAAAAAATGTTTTGAATGGTTTACCAGATATTTCAAATGATAAAAGATTAAAGAAACGAAAAGATGAACTTAAGAAAGAAGCAAAGATAATTCTTGAGGCAATTAAGAACTTTGGAAGAAATATGAGTGATGATCCACTTGCAGATCCAAAAGTGCTGGCAAAAGCAATTAAAGAGGGAATTTTAGATACTCCGCATTTTATAGGAAATCCGCACCTGTGTGGTAGAATCAAAACAAATCTGATTAACGGCGCATGGTTTGCGGTTAACCCAAGAACAGGTAAAATTATTAAAGAAAAGCAGAGGCTTAAAAAGTATCTCAAATGA
- a CDS encoding molybdenum cofactor guanylyltransferase, with translation MFKDITAIVLAGGKSKRMGKEKALLPIGNKSIIQVLVEKLKELFPKVILSTNSPENFVFLHIPMVEDFYKNMGPLSGIHAGLIETETEKNFIISCDLPLMNKEMIEYICNYKSDKKIVVCKVGDYIEPTFGIYSKSIVDEIEVILNLNLQQGLSPRDISIQNVIEKLGAEIIDPSSLPFFNEDLFYNMNSFEDYIYVTKKLGLNNSQKIKA, from the coding sequence ATGTTTAAAGATATAACTGCTATCGTTTTAGCTGGCGGCAAAAGCAAAAGAATGGGAAAAGAAAAAGCGCTCCTTCCAATTGGCAATAAATCAATAATTCAAGTACTCGTTGAAAAACTTAAAGAACTTTTTCCAAAAGTTATTCTAAGTACCAACTCACCAGAAAATTTCGTTTTCCTCCACATTCCGATGGTTGAAGATTTTTATAAAAACATGGGACCTTTAAGCGGAATTCATGCTGGACTTATTGAAACTGAAACTGAAAAGAACTTTATTATCTCCTGTGATTTACCTCTGATGAACAAAGAAATGATAGAATACATTTGCAATTATAAATCAGATAAAAAAATAGTTGTTTGTAAAGTCGGAGATTATATTGAACCAACTTTTGGAATTTATTCAAAAAGCATTGTCGATGAGATTGAGGTGATATTAAATCTAAATTTGCAGCAAGGACTTTCACCCAGAGATATTTCAATTCAAAATGTAATTGAAAAACTTGGAGCTGAGATTATTGATCCTTCTTCGCTGCCATTTTTTAATGAAGATTTGTTTTATAATATGAACTCATTTGAAGATTACATTTATGTGACAAAGAAATTAGGCTTGAATAATTCTCAAAAAATTAAAGCATAA
- the rsmD gene encoding 16S rRNA (guanine(966)-N(2))-methyltransferase RsmD — protein sequence MRIISGELKSRKIKTIKSPELRPATDRYRETLFNILRHYIDFDGISVLDLYAGTGAVGFEAISRGAKICSFVEKDFQTYKLIIENAISLGIEDKVKVIKDTAENFTKKTSDKFDLVFADPPYNSDTIYVVYQNIIYRGLVNDGGVLVIQRSRSTIKEDSEIFQMQPYRKVGGDVIYLKVFGAK from the coding sequence ATGAGAATTATATCAGGTGAATTAAAAAGCAGAAAAATTAAAACCATTAAATCTCCTGAATTAAGGCCTGCCACAGATCGTTATCGAGAAACTTTGTTTAATATTCTAAGACATTATATCGATTTTGATGGAATAAGTGTGTTAGATCTCTACGCAGGTACAGGTGCAGTTGGATTTGAAGCTATTAGTCGTGGAGCAAAAATCTGTAGTTTTGTTGAAAAAGATTTTCAGACTTATAAACTTATTATTGAAAATGCAATTTCTCTTGGGATTGAGGATAAAGTAAAAGTTATAAAAGATACAGCGGAAAATTTTACCAAAAAGACCTCTGATAAATTCGATTTAGTTTTTGCTGACCCGCCTTATAATTCTGATACAATTTATGTCGTTTATCAGAACATTATTTATCGTGGATTGGTAAATGACGGTGGAGTGCTGGTTATTCAGAGAAGTCGATCTACAATTAAAGAAGACAGTGAGATATTTCAAATGCAGCCATACCGAAAAGTAGGCGGTGATGTAATTTATTTAAAAGTCTTTGGAGCTAAATAA
- the ddpX gene encoding D-alanyl-D-alanine dipeptidase encodes MTNNNWLISFYLIICFLFINNSVFSQISRLVNIQELDSTILVDVRYATENNFTGQKLYETNKVYLIKEASESLVKVNQYLKKKYNLRLKIFDGYRPLSVQKKMWAIMPDERYVANPAKGSRHNRGCAVDLTLVDSLGNELDMGTPYDDFTEKSHIDYKNLPERVLQNRKILQEAMTKFNFLPMRTEWWHFDYKGWEKYPILDIKIK; translated from the coding sequence ATGACAAATAACAACTGGCTTATATCTTTTTACCTGATTATATGTTTCCTTTTTATAAACAATTCGGTTTTTTCACAGATCAGTAGACTTGTAAATATTCAAGAACTAGATTCAACAATTTTAGTTGATGTTCGATACGCTACTGAAAATAACTTTACAGGTCAAAAACTTTATGAAACTAACAAAGTGTATTTGATCAAAGAAGCTTCCGAGTCACTTGTAAAAGTCAATCAATATTTAAAAAAGAAATACAATTTAAGATTAAAAATTTTTGATGGATATCGCCCGCTTTCCGTTCAGAAAAAAATGTGGGCAATTATGCCTGATGAAAGATATGTTGCAAATCCTGCAAAAGGTTCGAGGCATAATCGAGGATGTGCAGTTGATTTAACGCTTGTAGATTCGCTGGGGAACGAATTGGATATGGGAACGCCTTATGATGATTTCACAGAGAAATCACACATCGATTATAAAAATCTGCCTGAAAGAGTTTTGCAGAATAGAAAAATACTTCAAGAAGCGATGACGAAATTTAATTTTCTTCCGATGCGAACAGAGTGGTGGCATTTCGATTACAAAGGCTGGGAAAAGTATCCAATTTTAGATATCAAGATTAAGTAA